The Tripterygium wilfordii isolate XIE 37 chromosome 23, ASM1340144v1, whole genome shotgun sequence genomic sequence agatatatatgtacatgtttGTATTATAAACTAATTATGTTAATAATGCTTTGGTGGGTATTGATTAATTTCTAGGGCTGAAGAGATGTGGCAAGAGTTGCAGACTAAGATGGTTAAATTACTTGAGGCCAAACATCAAGCATGGTGGATTctctgaagaagaagacaacatCATTTGCAGCCTTTACATTAGTATTGGAAGCAGGTGTGGGAGCTATAGCTTTCTAACTTAATTGCTTGTCAATTAGCTCTCTTTCTTTTACTTAATTAATATGTTATTCATATATTCTTTTTAATGTATGTATAGGTGGTCAATTATTGCTGCACAATTGCCTGGAAGGACAGACAATGACATCAAGAACTACTGGAACACTAGATTGAAGAAGAAATTActtggaaagaaaaaacaatctAATTCCATCAATAGATTATTATCTTCTGAACCATGTGAAGCTAATAGCAGTATTGGAGAAGACAATTCACAGCCTTTAAGTAACACAACTATTGAAAGGCTTCAACTTCATATGCAACTTCAAGGCCTTCACAATCCCTTCTCAATCTATAACAATCCTGCACTTTGGCCTAAGTTACATCCTCTCCTTCAATCATTGAATCAAACCCCAAATCCTCTTATAGCTCTACAAAATGGTATGTGTAGTGCTACTCATTTTGTGAATCATGGAAAATCAATGGCTCCTGCCACACTGCTTCAACAAGGAATGAATGGTTCTTTAAGTACTCCTCTAACATCCTCGGAAATTATGGAGCGatccgatgtgggattacaGCAAGTTTCGAGCTTCGAAGCTGAGCTTGAGAACATTCTCAATACCAAACCAGTTGCTACTTGTTATGATTTAGCGCAAGAGAATCATCAAATGGTGGAGTTTGATTGTTTTAAAGAGATGAATAATGGCTCAAAGGACAACTTGATTTGGTGGTCCAATGGCAATTTGGACTCGAAATCGGTGTCTCCGAACTCCTGGGATTCGACGAATCATCAGTCTGAGGGAATGTTCCAAGATTATGAATTGCGTTACAATATTTGATTTGGGGTTATGTTTTTATTAGGAACTATGTTAATTGTTTCTAGTCATAAGCTGGAGAAGTAGAATATATATGTGTCTTCATGCTCTGTAAATTGTGTGCATTATACATGTT encodes the following:
- the LOC119993278 gene encoding transcription factor MYB36-like, with the protein product MGRAPCCDKTNVKKGPWSPEEDAKLKAFIDKFGTGGNWIALPQKIGLKRCGKSCRLRWLNYLRPNIKHGGFSEEEDNIICSLYISIGSRWSIIAAQLPGRTDNDIKNYWNTRLKKKLLGKKKQSNSINRLLSSEPCEANSSIGEDNSQPLSNTTIERLQLHMQLQGLHNPFSIYNNPALWPKLHPLLQSLNQTPNPLIALQNGMCSATHFVNHGKSMAPATLLQQGMNGSLSTPLTSSEIMERSDVGLQQVSSFEAELENILNTKPVATCYDLAQENHQMVEFDCFKEMNNGSKDNLIWWSNGNLDSKSVSPNSWDSTNHQSEGMFQDYELRYNI